From a region of the Mercurialis annua linkage group LG1-X, ddMerAnnu1.2, whole genome shotgun sequence genome:
- the LOC126672909 gene encoding non-specific lipid transfer protein GPI-anchored 13-like, translating to MNITGTHDSGFQERLNSRYGIQTPIKSKDKNQPSDSCNSKLYINPSTRQIQEHKLKQQKMAINSKKIALFCMVAVFSVVGCHASLQQDEQDCADQLTNLASCIPYVSGSAAKPTPECCQNTKKVKANKPKCLCVLIIESTDPSMGLPVNTTLALQMASACDIDAKVSDCPSILNLPADSANAKIFKEAGTSDSTATTTTSSSTDSQPTPSSGSSSSTSTDSTSNTGSKTASSTTNNAATEKISCMRGIIIMAFAALMFLN from the exons ATGAATATAACTGGCACGCATGATTCAGGTTTTCAAGAGAGATTAAATAGCAGGTATGGTATCCAAACACCCATTAAATCAAAAGATAAGAACCAACCTTCAGATTCATGCAATTCAAAACTATATATAAACCCATCCACAAGGCAAATTCAAGAACATAAATTGAAACAACAAAAAATGgcaataaattcaaaaaagatTGCATTGTTTTGCATGGTGGCAGTTTTTTCAGTTGTGGGTTGTCATGCATCACTGCAGCAAGATGAGCAGGATTGTGCAGACCAACTAACTAATCTGGCTTCTTGCATCCCTTACGTGAGTGGTTCTGCTGCTAAACCAACACCGGAATGCTGCCAGaatactaaaaaagtgaaggcTAACAAACCTAAGTGCTTGTGTGTTCTTATCATAGAGAGTACTGATCCTTCTATGGGTCTGCCTGTGAATACCACTCTTGCTCTTCAAATGGCTTCTGCTTGCGATATTGATGCCAAAGTCTCCGATTGCCCct CTATACTGAACCTTCCAGCAGACTCAGCAAATGCAAAGATATTCAAAGAAGCAGGAACATCAGATTCAACTGCCACAACTACCACATCATCATCAACAGATTCTCAGCCAACTCCGTCGTCTGGATCATCTTCTTCAACCTCTACTGATTCCACATCAAACACTGGTTCAAAAACTGCTTCAAGCACCACCAACAATGCCGCCACCGAGAAAATATCATGCATGCGAGGGATAATAATAATGGCTTTTGCTGCCCTTATGTTCCTTAATTAG